Proteins encoded together in one Bacteroides ovatus window:
- a CDS encoding DUF4122 family protein, producing MGTIVYLSIRLACACYILYKVCGQKKKIREICDLLYTKLPPVKEKELENVLSEPGGESGIMGSTCFVYLDEDAGKSVAPYMSQPLETAADFIGEEEDVAEEEVECKLPLEEMRMLKEEQEELDGTYPAVDAVSRVVTPDDLDNAGNVLFKLNDADKDEEKSLRAALTLHTIRETDLFEIFSSQVENKNVIDSLMGKYLDGNGNPLSVRKTKSVVPVSDGWKQYL from the coding sequence ATGGGAACTATAGTTTATTTGTCGATACGTCTTGCCTGTGCCTGTTATATATTATATAAGGTATGTGGGCAGAAAAAGAAGATACGTGAAATTTGTGACCTGCTGTATACGAAGTTACCTCCCGTAAAAGAGAAAGAGCTGGAAAATGTCTTGTCGGAACCGGGCGGCGAATCCGGCATTATGGGCAGCACCTGTTTTGTCTATCTGGATGAGGATGCAGGAAAGAGCGTTGCCCCCTATATGAGCCAGCCGTTGGAAACGGCTGCGGATTTTATAGGTGAGGAGGAAGATGTCGCTGAGGAAGAAGTGGAATGTAAATTACCGTTGGAGGAGATGAGAATGCTGAAAGAGGAACAGGAAGAACTGGACGGAACGTATCCGGCAGTGGATGCCGTTTCACGGGTCGTAACGCCTGATGATCTTGACAATGCTGGCAACGTATTGTTTAAACTGAATGATGCGGACAAGGATGAGGAGAAATCTCTCCGTGCGGCCCTTACTCTGCACACCATCCGGGAAACAGACCTGTTTGAGATTTTTTCTTCCCAGGTCGAGAATAAGAATGTCATTGACAGTCTGATGGGAAAATATCTGGACGGGAACGGGAACCCTCTGTCCGTGCGGAAAACAAAATCTGTCGTACCTGTATCGGACGGTTGGAAGCAATATCTGTGA
- a CDS encoding ParA family protein → MKKEPLFVALSNQKGGVGKSTLTVLLASYFHYHKAKNVLVVDCDYPQHSMMTMREWDIKNVEKTPRLQSLLVEQFGDTGRKAYNILASTPEQAKETAYGFIDRSDTEYDLVLLDLPGTVNTTGVFQSIINMDYVFTPITQERMVMQSSMSFVLSIREYLLHHKGVPLRDIHMFWNKMDKRVSRDLYDAYMEIIRSLGLPVLNTVLPAAERYKKDVGLNGQIFRSTLFPPSAAALKGSNLDLLAAEMETILGL, encoded by the coding sequence ATGAAGAAGGAACCTTTATTTGTAGCCCTCAGCAATCAGAAGGGCGGAGTCGGTAAATCAACGTTAACCGTGTTGCTTGCCAGCTATTTCCATTACCATAAGGCAAAGAACGTGCTTGTGGTAGATTGTGACTACCCCCAGCACAGCATGATGACTATGCGTGAATGGGACATAAAAAATGTGGAAAAGACCCCTCGTCTGCAAAGTTTGCTGGTGGAGCAGTTCGGGGATACGGGCAGAAAGGCCTACAATATCCTGGCTTCCACGCCCGAACAAGCCAAGGAAACTGCCTATGGTTTTATAGACCGTTCCGATACCGAATATGACCTTGTCCTTTTGGACCTTCCCGGAACGGTCAATACCACAGGCGTTTTCCAGTCCATCATCAATATGGACTATGTTTTTACCCCGATCACCCAGGAGAGGATGGTCATGCAGAGCAGCATGTCATTTGTCCTGTCCATCCGGGAATATCTGCTTCATCACAAGGGAGTCCCCTTGCGTGATATCCATATGTTCTGGAATAAAATGGACAAGCGCGTCTCCAGGGACTTGTATGACGCTTATATGGAAATCATCCGTTCTTTGGGATTACCTGTATTGAATACGGTCCTTCCGGCTGCGGAGCGTTATAAAAAGGATGTCGGTTTGAACGGGCAGATATTCCGCAGCACCCTGTTTCCGCCTTCCGCCGCCGCTCTGAAAGGAAGCAACCTCGATCTGCTTGCCGCTGAAATGGAAACCATACTCGGACTTTAA
- a CDS encoding DUF3408 domain-containing protein — protein MANKNRSVYNVDEDALKRMVAGDTTALEKIRKQDERPEEDAGASGVSEEKEKKPDVSIEKKPFAGKKTPRAYGFDDYREQFLQQKLTGARRQTYIHDSLYKVLARVLPVIAPEMSVPTFVNSVLSDHLKRYQDIINGMYNREATQKPVEWEL, from the coding sequence ATGGCAAACAAGAACAGATCCGTCTATAATGTGGACGAGGACGCGCTCAAGCGTATGGTAGCCGGAGATACAACGGCCTTGGAAAAGATAAGGAAACAGGATGAACGGCCGGAAGAAGATGCCGGTGCCTCCGGAGTGTCGGAAGAAAAAGAAAAGAAACCTGATGTCTCCATTGAGAAGAAACCGTTCGCGGGGAAGAAAACACCGCGGGCATACGGCTTTGATGATTACCGGGAACAATTCCTGCAACAGAAACTGACTGGAGCCAGAAGACAGACTTATATACATGATTCACTGTATAAGGTCCTGGCCAGGGTGCTTCCGGTCATTGCACCGGAAATGTCTGTCCCCACATTTGTGAACAGTGTACTGTCGGACCATCTGAAAAGGTATCAGGATATAATTAACGGAATGTATAATCGGGAAGCGACCCAAAAACCGGTGGAATGGGAACTATAG